From a region of the Helianthus annuus cultivar XRQ/B chromosome 5, HanXRQr2.0-SUNRISE, whole genome shotgun sequence genome:
- the LOC110939639 gene encoding polyadenylate-binding protein RBP45 — protein sequence MQPATTPLMDPQYQQQQWMMMNQQPPVQQMYNYSQQPPPAATIPQHYTSPLSASIGGATPQPATADEIRTLWIGDLQYWMDEQYLLSCFAQTGEVVSAKVIRNKQSGQSEGYGFIEFVNRAAAERHLQAYNGTLMPNVEQLFRLNWASFGAGERKQDDTPDYTIFVGDLAADVTDYTLLETFRAHYPSVKGAKVVTDRLTGRTKGYGFVKFGDESEQLRAMTEMNGRLCSTRPMRIGPAANKKNVGSQQYPNASYPNTQATQNDDDPNNTTIFVGGLDPNVSDEHLKQVFSQYGQIVHVKIPVGKRCGFVQFADRSCAEEALRTLQGTQFGGQTVRLSWGRSPSNKQPQVEQSQYNGGYYGYETYGYAAPVAQDPSMYYGGYAAGYGGYTQPQQQLQSQQPQP from the exons ATGCAACCTGCAACAACGCCACTGATGGACCCTCAGTACCAGCAGCAACAATGGATGATGATGAATCAACAACCACCGGTGCAACAAATGTATAATTATAGCCAGCAACCACCACCGGCTGCCACAATTCCTCAACACTACACATCACCCTTATCAGCTTCGATTGGTGGTGCGACTCCTCAACCGGCAACCGCCGATGAGATCCGTACTCTATGGATCGGAGATTTGCAGTATTGGATGGATGAACAGTATCTCCTTAGCTGTTTTGCTCAGACCGGAGAg GTGGTTTCTGCAAAAGTCATACGTAACAAGCAATCTGGTCAATCTGAGGGTTATGGTTTCATTGAGTTTGTTAACCGAGCAGCTGCAGAAAGGCATCTACAGGCATATAATGGTACTTTGATGCCCAATGTTGAGCAGCTCTTTAGGTTGAACTGGGCTTCCTTTGGTGCTGGTGAAAGAAAACAAGATGACACACCCGATTACACTATATTTGTGGGGGATTTGGCAGCTGATGTTACGGACTATACCTTGCTGGAGACGTTTAGGGCGCATTATCCTTCTGTTAAGGGTGCTAAGGTTGTGACTGATAGGCTAACAGGACGCACAAAAGGTTATGGTTTTGTGAAATTTGGAGATGAGAGTGAGCAATTACGTGCTATGACTGAAATGAATGGAAGATTATGCTCAACCAGACCAATGCGGATTGGACCAGCTGCTAACAAAAAGAACGTGGGCAGTCAACAATATCCAAACG CTTCCTACCCGAATACTCAAGCAACACAGAATGACGATGATCCAAATAATACAACT ATATTTGTTGGTGGGTTGGATCCTAATGTTAGCGACGAACATCTTAAGCAGGTGTTCAGCCAATACGGACAGATAGTCCATGTGAAGATCCCTGTGGGCAAGCGGTGTGGGTTTGTTCAATTCGCTGATAG AAGCTGTGCGGAGGAAGCATTAAGAACGTTACAAGGAACTCAGTTTGGTGGACAAACTGTGAGACTTTCATGGGGCCGTAGTCCTTCCAATAAGCAG CCTCAGGTAGAACAAAGCCAGTACAATGGTGGATACTATGGGTATGAAACATATGGATATGCTGCACCAGTTGCTCAAGATCCTAGTATGTATTACGGAGGCTACGCAGCGGGATATGGTGGCTATACACAGCCCCAACAGCAGCTACAATCGCAGCAACCACAGCCATAG